A single genomic interval of Spirosoma linguale DSM 74 harbors:
- a CDS encoding protein of unknown function DUF819 (PFAM: protein of unknown function DUF819~KEGG: pla:Plav_0567 hypothetical protein), with translation MTNSIFVLFILCLNVIVCEWLSTKPGFSQIGTALLIIILTAIEANLYLIPTTEIPLYEGIFNYIAPFSLFLLLLSVNLKDLRRAGLPMVTMFLIGSLGTIIGVFTSVWLFAAPNTVGNLYYALAGMFTGTYIGGSVNFHAVALHYGVSKAGNLFVASTAADNILTALWMAATLALPRFFQSRFPRHIPTSPTVVSETIAGGADPFADAETMSPYDLALLLTLGFGSIFLSKQLVTLIPTVPFVLILTTIALALAQFRVVNRLRGSRLLGLFGIYIFLAVIGAYCDIATLLHNGRLAIILFGMILTLVFIHACIVFGVGAFFKQDWDVLSIASQANIGGATSALALAKSLNRPELQLPAVLVGSLGNAIGSYLGILVAEILRAG, from the coding sequence GTGACAAACTCAATTTTCGTTCTTTTTATCCTCTGTTTGAATGTCATCGTCTGCGAATGGCTCTCTACCAAACCTGGCTTTAGTCAGATTGGAACGGCTTTACTAATTATTATTCTGACCGCTATTGAGGCTAATCTGTACCTTATTCCCACTACAGAAATACCCCTTTATGAGGGAATTTTTAACTATATAGCTCCCTTCTCGCTCTTTCTTCTTTTGCTAAGTGTAAACCTGAAAGACTTGCGCCGGGCTGGCCTGCCTATGGTAACGATGTTTCTCATCGGCTCTCTAGGTACGATTATTGGCGTTTTCACCAGCGTCTGGCTATTTGCCGCTCCAAACACAGTCGGCAACTTGTATTATGCGCTGGCGGGCATGTTCACCGGAACCTACATTGGCGGCAGCGTTAATTTTCACGCCGTTGCCCTGCATTACGGTGTATCGAAAGCGGGCAATCTGTTCGTTGCCTCAACAGCAGCCGATAATATTCTGACGGCTCTCTGGATGGCAGCAACCCTGGCGTTACCCCGCTTTTTCCAAAGTCGGTTTCCAAGACATATTCCGACAAGTCCAACAGTTGTATCAGAAACTATAGCGGGTGGAGCCGATCCATTTGCTGATGCCGAGACCATGAGCCCCTACGATCTGGCCCTTTTGTTAACCCTGGGTTTTGGGTCTATTTTCCTTTCGAAACAGTTGGTTACTCTTATTCCTACGGTTCCTTTCGTGCTGATTTTAACCACCATTGCTCTGGCACTTGCCCAGTTCCGCGTAGTGAACAGACTCCGGGGAAGCCGATTACTCGGGTTATTTGGTATCTATATTTTCCTGGCCGTAATCGGTGCCTACTGCGATATTGCCACCCTTCTCCACAACGGTCGGCTAGCGATCATACTCTTCGGCATGATCCTAACCCTGGTGTTTATCCATGCCTGTATCGTTTTTGGTGTGGGCGCCTTTTTTAAGCAGGATTGGGATGTGCTAAGTATTGCTTCTCAGGCTAATATCGGCGGAGCAACCTCCGCACTGGCCCTGGCCAAGAGCCTTAACCGGCCGGAATTACAACTCCCGGCGGTGCTGGTTGGCTCCCTGGGCAACGCAATTGGCTCTTATCTGGGTATTTTAGTGGCCGAGATATTGCGGGCAGGCTGA
- a CDS encoding glycyl-tRNA synthetase (TIGRFAM: glycyl-tRNA synthetase~PFAM: tRNA synthetase class II (G H P and S); Anticodon-binding domain protein~KEGG: bba:Bd1147 glycyl-tRNA synthetase), producing the protein MNTPQTPAAGSPATSLQDIIAHAKEYGFVFPSSEIYDGLQAVYDYGQNGVELKNNLKTLWWKAMTQLHDNVVGIDASIFMHPLTWKASGHVDSFNDPMIDNRDSKKRYRADQLLELKAEAYANAGDEAKSTALLQEMGRLLGDNDLEGVRNLIIAEGIKDPVSGTDNWTEVRQFNLMFSTQVGSLAEDASLIYLRPETAQGIFVNFLNVQKTGRMKVPFGIAQIGKAFRNEIVARQFTFRMREFEQMEMQFFVRPGTEMHWYETWRDARMKFHQAVGLPAEKLKFHVHEKLAHYANAAVDIEYKFPFGFREMEGIHSRTDFDLKAHQELSRKKQQYFDNDVDPATGKPYGNYIPYVVETSVGADRLFLAVLCNAFTKETVGEGDQQKERTYLKLHPALAPIKAAVFPLVRKDGLPEKAEEIVKSLRSEFRVVYEERDAIGKRYTRQDLIGTPFCIAVDYQTLEDDTVTIRYRDTTEQIRIPVSELKARIGQEVSMERVLENM; encoded by the coding sequence ATGAATACTCCGCAAACGCCAGCCGCTGGTTCACCAGCCACTTCGCTGCAAGACATTATCGCCCACGCCAAAGAATATGGCTTCGTGTTCCCGTCGTCCGAAATCTACGATGGCCTGCAAGCCGTGTACGACTACGGTCAGAATGGTGTTGAACTGAAAAATAACCTCAAGACGCTCTGGTGGAAGGCGATGACACAACTCCACGACAATGTTGTTGGAATTGACGCGTCGATTTTCATGCATCCGCTGACGTGGAAAGCGTCGGGGCACGTGGACTCGTTCAACGACCCCATGATCGACAACCGCGACTCTAAAAAACGGTATCGTGCCGACCAACTCCTCGAACTAAAAGCCGAAGCCTATGCCAACGCGGGTGACGAAGCGAAAAGCACCGCGCTGTTGCAGGAAATGGGCCGCTTACTGGGCGACAATGATCTGGAAGGCGTTCGTAACCTCATCATTGCCGAAGGCATCAAAGACCCCGTTTCGGGCACCGATAACTGGACCGAAGTGCGGCAGTTTAACCTGATGTTCTCGACGCAGGTAGGTTCGCTGGCCGAAGACGCCAGCTTGATCTACCTCCGTCCCGAAACCGCTCAGGGTATTTTCGTAAACTTCCTGAACGTTCAGAAAACGGGCCGGATGAAGGTTCCCTTTGGTATTGCCCAGATCGGCAAGGCGTTCCGGAACGAGATTGTAGCCCGTCAGTTCACCTTCCGGATGCGGGAGTTCGAGCAGATGGAAATGCAGTTTTTCGTGCGCCCTGGCACTGAAATGCACTGGTACGAAACCTGGCGCGATGCCCGGATGAAATTCCACCAGGCAGTTGGTTTACCGGCTGAGAAACTTAAATTCCACGTTCACGAGAAACTAGCCCACTATGCTAATGCCGCCGTGGACATCGAGTATAAATTTCCGTTTGGTTTCCGCGAAATGGAAGGGATTCACTCCCGCACCGATTTCGACCTGAAAGCCCACCAGGAACTGAGCCGCAAGAAGCAACAGTATTTCGACAATGATGTGGACCCCGCCACCGGGAAGCCGTACGGTAATTACATTCCGTATGTCGTTGAAACATCGGTAGGGGCAGACCGTCTGTTCCTGGCTGTTCTCTGCAACGCCTTCACGAAAGAAACTGTGGGCGAAGGCGATCAGCAGAAGGAGCGTACGTATTTGAAACTTCACCCGGCGCTGGCTCCTATTAAAGCGGCTGTGTTTCCGCTTGTTCGGAAAGATGGCTTGCCCGAAAAAGCCGAAGAGATCGTAAAGAGCCTTCGGTCGGAGTTCCGGGTGGTATATGAAGAGCGCGATGCCATCGGAAAGCGTTATACCCGGCAGGATTTGATCGGTACCCCGTTCTGTATCGCGGTGGATTATCAAACCCTCGAAGACGATACCGTAACCATCCGCTACCGCGATACGACGGAGCAAATCCGTATCCCCGTAAGCGAACTGAAAGCACGTATCGGTCAGGAAGTATCGATGGAACGGGTGCTGGAGAATATGTAA
- a CDS encoding protein of unknown function DUF81 (PFAM: protein of unknown function DUF81~KEGG: nmu:Nmul_A2681 hypothetical protein) — MSQRIVPATNMASDSLTTPQPELDLNGLTITIQGDNASSQAAIIRTVFPTASVQTDAPSPLLRRRNRTEIAIYIFSALALMLVGHLLFSYFTLDRLTLLASTIDLTPDIFYFIMAGFVAQMIDGALGMAYGVTATTFLTSVGISPLFATASVHSSEIFTSGVSGYMHLKFGNVNSRLFKIVLIPGVIGAALGAFLITKLADMEIVAQYLSPAISVYTAILGILILKKALAKQTKKKPVRQIGLLAWFGGFVDAIGGGGWGPIVNSTLIASGRHPRYTIGSVNLAEFFVSFASSVVFALYAGLDNYGMVILGLILGGMIAAPIAARLAQKLPVKTMMILVGIVVILVSLRKIIKFF, encoded by the coding sequence ATGTCCCAGCGGATTGTCCCTGCAACCAATATGGCTTCTGATTCGCTCACAACGCCCCAACCGGAACTTGACCTTAATGGACTAACGATCACGATTCAGGGCGATAATGCCTCATCACAGGCAGCTATCATACGGACCGTTTTTCCGACTGCCAGCGTACAGACCGACGCACCCAGCCCACTACTACGTCGACGTAATCGGACCGAAATTGCGATCTATATCTTCTCGGCACTGGCTCTGATGCTGGTAGGTCATCTGCTTTTTAGCTACTTCACTTTGGACCGGCTGACGCTCCTGGCCAGCACGATTGACCTCACACCCGACATTTTTTACTTCATCATGGCGGGCTTCGTTGCCCAGATGATTGATGGCGCCCTGGGTATGGCGTATGGCGTTACGGCCACAACCTTCCTGACGAGCGTAGGCATTAGCCCCTTATTTGCTACAGCCAGTGTGCACAGTTCCGAGATTTTCACCAGTGGCGTGTCGGGCTACATGCACTTGAAATTTGGCAACGTAAACAGCCGGTTATTTAAGATCGTCCTGATTCCGGGGGTCATCGGCGCAGCACTGGGGGCCTTTCTGATTACGAAACTGGCCGACATGGAAATCGTTGCTCAATACCTGAGCCCGGCGATTTCGGTCTACACCGCCATATTGGGTATCCTGATTTTAAAGAAAGCCCTGGCTAAGCAAACAAAGAAAAAGCCCGTTCGTCAAATTGGCCTGCTGGCCTGGTTTGGCGGGTTCGTCGATGCAATTGGGGGAGGAGGCTGGGGGCCTATTGTCAACTCAACGCTGATTGCTTCAGGGCGGCACCCACGCTACACAATTGGGTCGGTCAATCTGGCGGAGTTCTTCGTTTCGTTTGCCTCATCCGTCGTGTTTGCCCTGTATGCCGGGCTGGATAACTACGGGATGGTTATTCTGGGCCTGATTCTTGGCGGTATGATTGCGGCTCCGATAGCAGCCCGTCTGGCTCAGAAATTACCCGTTAAAACCATGATGATCCTGGTCGGAATTGTGGTGATCCTCGTAAGTTTGCGAAAAATTATTAAGTTCTTTTAG
- a CDS encoding oxidoreductase domain protein (PFAM: oxidoreductase domain protein~KEGG: tbd:Tbd_2258 putative glucose-fructose oxidoreductase oxidoreductase protein), translating into MKHIVYYLTLLFAMTQFANAQPTKKPLRVGVVGLVHSHVHGILNKAFKQTGQTDIEIVGIAEPNRELAERFAKQHGYPMSLVYATVAEMLEKTKPEAVTDFGRIVDHKKTVELCAPRGIHVMVEKPLATSYADAQQMAALAKKNNIQLLTNYETTWYGSNHKAYAIANTEKSIGDLRKIVVHDGHEGPKEINVNKEFLDWLTDPATNGAGALFDFGCYGANLSTWLMHNQRPISVMAVTQQIKPDIYPKVDDEGTIILTYPKTQTIIQASWNWPFARKDMEVYGQTGYVFTVDGTRMRIRLKGDKNEQQTEATASDAPATDPFAYFAKLIHGETKADELTSLENNIIVMEILDAARQSAKTGKAVNLSQRAQVR; encoded by the coding sequence ATGAAACACATTGTCTACTACCTTACCCTGCTGTTTGCCATGACTCAGTTTGCCAATGCTCAACCTACTAAAAAGCCGCTTCGGGTGGGCGTAGTGGGATTGGTGCATTCGCACGTGCATGGGATTTTGAACAAAGCATTCAAACAGACCGGTCAGACGGATATCGAGATCGTCGGGATTGCCGAGCCGAATCGGGAACTGGCCGAACGGTTCGCCAAACAGCACGGTTACCCAATGAGTCTGGTGTATGCCACCGTGGCCGAAATGCTTGAAAAGACCAAACCTGAAGCCGTAACGGACTTCGGCCGGATTGTCGACCATAAAAAGACGGTGGAGTTATGCGCCCCGCGTGGCATTCATGTCATGGTTGAAAAGCCATTGGCCACCAGTTATGCCGATGCGCAGCAAATGGCCGCACTGGCTAAAAAGAATAACATCCAGTTGCTCACCAACTATGAAACCACCTGGTACGGCAGCAACCATAAAGCATACGCCATTGCCAACACCGAGAAGTCAATCGGCGATTTGCGCAAGATTGTCGTGCACGATGGACACGAGGGACCGAAGGAAATCAATGTAAACAAAGAGTTTCTGGACTGGCTGACCGACCCCGCTACAAACGGTGCCGGTGCCCTGTTCGACTTCGGGTGTTACGGGGCCAATCTTTCTACCTGGCTCATGCACAACCAGCGTCCGATATCCGTTATGGCGGTGACTCAACAGATCAAGCCAGACATCTACCCGAAAGTGGACGACGAAGGCACAATCATTCTGACTTATCCAAAAACACAGACCATTATTCAGGCATCGTGGAACTGGCCATTCGCCCGTAAAGACATGGAAGTATACGGGCAAACAGGGTATGTGTTTACCGTTGATGGCACCCGGATGCGCATCCGGCTTAAGGGTGACAAAAACGAGCAGCAGACCGAAGCAACAGCCTCCGATGCGCCTGCAACTGACCCATTTGCGTACTTCGCGAAGCTGATTCACGGCGAAACTAAAGCCGACGAATTAACGTCTTTAGAAAACAATATTATCGTCATGGAAATCCTGGATGCCGCCCGACAATCGGCCAAAACGGGCAAGGCGGTAAATCTGTCACAACGGGCACAGGTCCGTTAA
- a CDS encoding phosphoadenosine phosphosulfate reductase (KEGG: abu:Abu_2173 phosphoadenosine phosphosulfate reductase~TIGRFAM: phosphoadenosine phosphosulfate reductase~PFAM: phosphoadenosine phosphosulfate reductase): MIAEPTHTLESLTEQLHGLSNVDALRKLAALFPGEVVFSTSLGYEDQVITDLILANDIPIRIFTLDTGRMFSETYSVWKKTNDRYATKIEAFFPERAAEEALMTTKGPYSFYDSVENRKECCGIRKVEPLNRALKGQKIWITGIRAEQSANRQSMPQLEWDASHNLFKFHPLMDWTFDEVKQYVKDNNVPYNPLHDRGFVSIGCQPCTRAIQPGEDFRAGRWWWEDNSKKECGLHVHEEVFKA, translated from the coding sequence ATGATTGCTGAACCGACTCACACACTGGAAAGCCTGACCGAACAACTTCACGGTCTGAGCAACGTTGACGCGCTGCGAAAGCTGGCTGCCTTATTCCCCGGCGAGGTTGTTTTCTCGACGAGCCTGGGCTACGAAGATCAGGTCATTACCGATCTGATTCTGGCCAATGACATTCCTATCCGGATTTTTACCCTCGACACGGGGCGGATGTTTTCGGAAACGTATTCGGTCTGGAAAAAGACCAATGACCGTTACGCCACCAAAATCGAAGCGTTTTTCCCGGAACGGGCCGCCGAAGAAGCCCTGATGACGACTAAGGGGCCTTACAGCTTTTACGATTCGGTAGAGAATCGGAAAGAATGCTGCGGTATCCGGAAAGTGGAACCCCTGAATCGGGCACTGAAAGGGCAGAAAATATGGATCACGGGCATTCGCGCCGAACAATCAGCCAACCGCCAGAGCATGCCACAGCTCGAATGGGATGCGTCGCACAACCTCTTCAAGTTCCATCCGCTAATGGACTGGACCTTCGACGAGGTAAAACAATACGTAAAAGATAACAACGTACCGTACAACCCCCTGCACGACCGGGGTTTTGTGAGCATCGGCTGCCAGCCCTGCACGCGCGCCATTCAACCCGGCGAAGATTTTCGGGCGGGTCGCTGGTGGTGGGAAGACAACTCCAAGAAAGAGTGCGGTCTGCATGTTCATGAAGAAGTATTTAAAGCTTAA
- a CDS encoding Methionine gamma-lyase (PFAM: Cys/Met metabolism pyridoxal-phosphate- dependent protein~KEGG: dar:Daro_0877 O-succinylhomoserine sulfhydrylase), giving the protein MEKQTKAIRIQTDKSGNREHSVPLYLTSSFTFESAEQGKALFEETEEGNIYSRFSNPNVSEFVEKVCMLENAEDGIATGTGMAAVFASMAALLKSGDHLVACRALFGSAHQIITQILSKWGITHTYLDATATEAEWEAAIQPNNGKPAARMVYLETPSNPGLELVDLEMLARLKAKYGFILNVDNCFATPILQTPLDLGADLSIHSATKYMDGQGRVLGGIVVGRADLIQPIRFFARHTGPSLSPFNAWILSKSLETLDLRMERHCRNALQLAEALDGHADVERVLYPFLPSHPQFELAKKQMSAGGAIVTIELEGGFDRVKAFFDALTIPTLSSNLGDSRTIVTNPNTTTHAKLKPEEKAALGITPGLIRISVGLEAISDLIADFTQAVEKSAEVIKVNVN; this is encoded by the coding sequence ATGGAAAAACAAACCAAAGCAATTCGGATACAGACGGATAAATCCGGCAATCGGGAACACTCCGTTCCATTATATCTTACTTCCAGCTTTACCTTCGAAAGCGCCGAACAGGGGAAAGCCCTGTTTGAGGAAACGGAAGAGGGAAATATTTATTCTCGCTTCTCGAACCCCAACGTGTCGGAGTTTGTCGAGAAGGTTTGCATGCTTGAAAATGCCGAAGACGGGATTGCCACGGGCACCGGAATGGCCGCCGTTTTTGCCAGCATGGCCGCCCTCCTGAAATCGGGCGATCACCTGGTGGCCTGCCGGGCTTTATTTGGCTCCGCTCACCAGATTATCACCCAGATTCTAAGCAAATGGGGCATTACGCATACGTATCTCGACGCCACAGCCACCGAAGCTGAGTGGGAAGCGGCCATACAGCCCAACAACGGAAAGCCAGCCGCCCGCATGGTGTATCTGGAAACGCCCTCCAACCCCGGTCTCGAACTGGTCGACCTGGAAATGCTGGCCCGCCTGAAAGCGAAATACGGCTTTATCCTGAACGTCGATAACTGTTTTGCTACACCCATTCTGCAAACACCTCTCGACCTCGGAGCCGATTTATCCATACACTCGGCCACCAAATACATGGATGGACAGGGGCGCGTACTAGGTGGTATCGTCGTCGGTCGGGCCGATTTGATTCAGCCGATCCGGTTCTTCGCCCGGCATACCGGTCCGTCACTGTCGCCATTCAACGCCTGGATTCTGTCGAAGAGCCTGGAAACGCTGGACCTTCGCATGGAACGCCACTGCCGCAACGCCCTGCAGCTGGCCGAAGCGCTTGACGGTCATGCCGATGTAGAGCGGGTACTGTATCCGTTCCTTCCCTCCCACCCTCAATTCGAGCTGGCGAAGAAGCAGATGAGCGCGGGCGGTGCTATTGTTACCATTGAACTGGAAGGCGGCTTTGACCGCGTAAAAGCGTTCTTCGATGCGCTGACGATCCCAACGCTTTCGTCCAACCTGGGTGATTCGCGTACCATTGTCACAAACCCCAATACCACAACCCATGCGAAACTGAAGCCCGAAGAAAAAGCCGCTCTGGGAATTACACCGGGCCTGATTCGGATTTCGGTTGGACTCGAAGCCATCAGCGATTTGATCGCCGACTTTACGCAGGCTGTCGAGAAATCGGCCGAGGTTATTAAGGTAAATGTGAACTAA
- a CDS encoding conserved hypothetical protein (KEGG: rpe:RPE_0295 hypothetical protein) has product MPTVALLDGIKIEIFFRDHVPPHIHATSAEHEVLIVIEDGSIYEGSLPRKQLRIAVEYVQNNRTKLLDIWEKYNQK; this is encoded by the coding sequence ATGCCAACTGTAGCGCTGCTTGACGGGATTAAAATTGAAATATTCTTTCGCGATCATGTTCCACCACATATTCACGCAACCTCTGCCGAACATGAAGTGTTGATTGTAATAGAAGACGGGTCAATTTATGAAGGAAGTCTTCCTCGTAAGCAGTTGCGTATAGCTGTTGAGTACGTTCAGAATAACCGAACCAAACTATTAGACATATGGGAAAAATACAATCAAAAGTAG
- a CDS encoding sulfate adenylyltransferase, large subunit (KEGG: noc:Noc_2288 sulfate adenylyltransferase, large subunit~TIGRFAM: sulfate adenylyltransferase, large subunit; small GTP-binding protein~PFAM: protein synthesis factor GTP-binding) has protein sequence MDLLRFITAGSVDDGKSTLIGRLLYDSKSILADQLEAIERASKSRDDGEIDLALLTDGLRSEREQGITIDVAYRYFQTPVRKFIIVDAPGHIQYTRNMVTGASNCQLAIVLVDARHGVAEQTRRHSLIASLLGIPHIVVAINKMDLVGYSQDVFSDICIHYAELAQKLNVKHVTYIPMSALNGDNVVDRSESMPWYEGQTLLEHLETVEIADDINLTQARFPVQYVIRPQTPELHDYRGYAGKITSGQFRKGDAITVFPSGETSTIDAIEIAETHLEEAATPMSVVLHLATDVDISRGDLIVRSDSQPLSSQTVEAMLCWMDSKEFKVGNKYVLQVGTFRTRCSVREIAYQVNVNTYEQIEGVEQLRLNDLAKVVLRTAQPISFDPYATNRASGGAILIDETSNVTVGALMLVGEA, from the coding sequence ATGGATCTTTTACGATTTATAACTGCCGGTTCGGTTGACGACGGCAAAAGCACGCTGATTGGGCGGCTTCTTTACGATTCCAAATCCATTCTGGCCGACCAGCTGGAAGCCATCGAGCGGGCAAGCAAAAGCCGCGATGATGGGGAGATCGACCTGGCCTTATTGACCGACGGCCTGCGTTCCGAACGGGAACAGGGTATCACGATTGATGTAGCCTACCGCTATTTCCAGACCCCAGTTCGGAAGTTTATCATCGTCGATGCACCGGGTCATATTCAGTACACCCGCAACATGGTAACGGGTGCGTCCAATTGCCAACTGGCGATTGTGCTGGTCGACGCCCGACACGGTGTTGCCGAACAAACCCGGCGGCACTCGCTCATTGCGTCCTTACTGGGCATTCCGCACATTGTGGTAGCGATTAACAAAATGGATCTTGTCGGGTATTCTCAGGATGTGTTCTCCGACATTTGCATTCATTACGCAGAACTGGCTCAGAAGCTGAACGTCAAGCACGTTACGTATATCCCGATGAGTGCACTAAACGGCGATAACGTTGTCGACCGGTCGGAATCCATGCCGTGGTATGAAGGGCAAACATTGCTGGAACATCTGGAAACGGTAGAAATTGCCGATGATATAAACCTCACCCAGGCTCGTTTTCCGGTGCAGTACGTCATTCGTCCGCAAACACCGGAGTTACACGATTACCGGGGTTATGCCGGTAAAATCACGAGTGGGCAGTTCCGCAAAGGCGACGCCATAACGGTGTTCCCATCCGGCGAAACATCGACCATCGACGCCATTGAAATCGCTGAAACCCATCTGGAAGAAGCGGCCACCCCCATGTCGGTTGTGCTGCATTTGGCAACCGACGTAGACATTAGCCGGGGCGACCTCATTGTTCGTTCGGACAGCCAGCCGCTGAGCAGTCAAACGGTCGAAGCCATGCTCTGCTGGATGGACAGTAAAGAATTTAAAGTAGGGAATAAATACGTGCTACAGGTAGGCACTTTCCGGACGCGCTGCTCGGTGCGGGAGATTGCGTACCAGGTAAACGTCAATACCTATGAGCAAATAGAAGGCGTTGAGCAACTCCGATTGAATGATTTAGCCAAAGTGGTTCTCCGAACTGCCCAGCCGATCAGTTTTGACCCTTACGCCACCAACCGGGCGTCGGGTGGAGCCATCCTGATCGACGAAACCTCAAACGTAACCGTTGGGGCTCTGATGTTGGTGGGCGAAGCGTAA
- a CDS encoding sulfate adenylyltransferase, small subunit (KEGG: afw:Anae109_1644 sulfate adenylyltransferase subunit 2~TIGRFAM: sulfate adenylyltransferase, small subunit~PFAM: phosphoadenosine phosphosulfate reductase) yields MKLDYLDQLESEAIHIMREVAGQFERPALLFSGGKDSITLVHLALKAFRPGKFPFPLVHIDTGHNFQEALDYRDAMAERIGEKLIVRYVEDTIREKKLKEPTGRNATRNGLQTFTLLDTIEEFEFDACIGGARRDEEKARAKERVFSVRDEFGSWDPKRQRPELWNLYNGRIHKGENVRVFPISNWTELDVWNYIRREKIQLPSIYFAHDRELLIRDGKLMATAGGVIKPEADDQLVTRRVRFRTVGDISCTAASESTADTLDAVIDEIQATRISERGETRMDDQLSEAAMEDRKKGGYF; encoded by the coding sequence ATGAAGTTAGATTATTTAGACCAGCTCGAATCCGAAGCCATCCACATCATGCGGGAGGTAGCTGGACAGTTTGAGCGTCCTGCGCTGCTTTTTTCGGGTGGCAAGGATTCCATTACTCTGGTTCATCTGGCCCTCAAAGCGTTTCGGCCGGGTAAGTTTCCGTTCCCGCTCGTGCATATCGACACGGGCCACAATTTTCAGGAAGCCCTCGACTACCGCGATGCCATGGCAGAACGTATCGGCGAGAAGCTCATCGTCCGCTATGTTGAAGACACCATTCGGGAGAAGAAATTAAAAGAGCCAACCGGACGCAACGCTACCCGCAACGGCCTGCAAACGTTTACCCTGCTCGACACCATCGAAGAGTTCGAGTTCGATGCCTGCATTGGTGGCGCCCGTCGGGATGAAGAGAAAGCACGAGCGAAAGAGCGTGTCTTTTCCGTGCGCGATGAGTTTGGCTCCTGGGACCCCAAACGCCAGCGACCTGAGCTGTGGAACCTCTACAACGGCCGGATTCACAAAGGCGAAAACGTTCGGGTGTTCCCTATTTCGAACTGGACCGAGCTGGACGTCTGGAATTACATCCGTCGCGAGAAAATCCAGCTTCCCAGCATTTACTTCGCTCACGACCGCGAGCTGCTCATCCGCGATGGTAAACTGATGGCGACTGCCGGGGGCGTTATCAAACCCGAAGCCGACGATCAGTTAGTAACGCGCCGGGTACGTTTCCGCACCGTTGGCGATATTTCCTGCACCGCTGCCTCTGAGTCGACGGCCGATACACTCGACGCCGTCATTGACGAAATTCAGGCCACGCGCATCTCCGAACGGGGCGAGACCCGCATGGACGACCAGCTTTCCGAAGCCGCCATGGAAGACCGCAAGAAAGGCGGGTATTTTTAA